From a region of the Haematobia irritans isolate KBUSLIRL chromosome 4, ASM5000362v1, whole genome shotgun sequence genome:
- the LOC142235290 gene encoding uncharacterized protein LOC142235290, which translates to MKLISIFYLIILILPHMEGKKKSRSIYILETKQDVNEKYVKRLEINISESRNSANILFELNEDINEIWASLGISTWIKQLNSFRSMIAYDIELCDTLARIKSSNIQMLSTWLTNFLKYGNLSNTCPFEKNLYYFENLKVEKESIPAFAPLGKFRSHVNFYKKKSDDSKEIMGNTEMTFELK; encoded by the exons atgaaattgatttcaatattttatctaaTAATTCTTATTCTACCACATATGGAAGGCAAAAAA AAATCTCGTAGCATTTATATTCTTGAGACAAAGCAAGATGTAAatgaaaaatatgtgaaacgttTGGAGATTAATATCAGCGAGAGTAGAAATTCAGCGAATATACTTTTCGAGCTTAATGAAGACATCAATGAAATTTGGGCTTCATTGGGTATCTCGACTTGGATCAAACAATTGAATAGTTTTCGTTCCATGATAGCCTATGATATTGAATTGTGTGATACCTTGGCCCGCATTAAATCCTCCAATATACAAATGTTAAGTACATGGCTaacgaattttttgaaatatggaAATTTATCTAATACATGTCCATTTGAAAAG AATCTCtactattttgaaaatttaaaagtcgAAAAGGAAAGTATTCCAGCTTTTGCTCCTCTTGGGAAATTTCGTTCACATGTTAATTTCTACAAGAAGAAAAGTGATGACTCCAAGGAAATTATGGGCAATACCGAAATGACTTTTGAATTGAAATGA